A single Nicotiana tabacum cultivar K326 chromosome 5, ASM71507v2, whole genome shotgun sequence DNA region contains:
- the LOC142181017 gene encoding putative mitochondrial protein AtMg00820, producing the protein MDGPKSVTEALSSPRKDEWMKAMKEELESMKTNKVWDLVELPLGRRAIGNKWVLKVKRKADGSIERYKARLVVKGFSQEVGIYYEEIFLPVVKFTTIRLLLAIVARLDLELHQMDVKIAFLVEN; encoded by the coding sequence ATGGATGGGCCAAAGTCTGTGACTGAGGCTTTATCGAGCCCTAGAAAAGATGAGTGGATGAAAGCaatgaaagaagaattagagTCCATGAAAACCAACAAAGTCTGGGATCTAGTTGAACTTCCGCTTGGACGTAGAGCCATTGGGAACAAATGGGTTCTCAAAGTTAAACGCAAAGCGGATGGGTCAATAGAAAGATACAAGGCACGATTGGTGGTAAAAGGCTTTTCTCAAGAAGTCGGAATATATTATGAGGAAATATTTTTACCAGTTGTGAAGTTTACCACAATTCGCTTACTTTTGGCTATTGTTGCACGTTTGGATTTGGAATTACATCAAATGGACGTGAAGATAGCTTTCTTAGTGGAGAACTAA